A stretch of DNA from Hydrogenophaga sp. SL48:
TGCTCTCCGGCAGCGAATCGCTGCAGAAGGCGGCCAGCCAACGCCTGATCGATGAGGCGCTGGCCATTGGCGCCAAGACCGTCATCCTGCCGGAGTGCGGGCACGCGTACCCGGCGCTGCGCTGGGAAGCGCGGCTCGCCAACGGCCAGCCGCTGCCCTTCGAGGTGCTGGCGGCGTCCGAATTCGTGGGGCGCGAAATCACTGCCGGGCGTTTGCAGCTGCAGCCACCCGAAGACCCCAGCCGCAAGATCACCTACCACGACGCCTGCAAGCTGGCCCGGCACGGCGGCGTGGTGGACGAGCCGCGCGCGGCGCTCAAAGCCCTGGGCATGGACCTGCGGGAAACCACGCCCACGGCCGAGCAGAACTGGTGTTGTGGCGGTGGCGCGGGCGTGTTCCTGATCAACCGCGCGGAGGGTTTGCGGCACAAGGCCTGGGGCATCAAGCGCGAGCAGATCGACGCCACGGGGGCCGACACGGTGGTGGTGTCCTGCGGCAGTTGCCGACTGAACGTGATGGCGGGCGCCGAAGCCGACGCCTGGCCCACCACCATTGAAAGCGTGGTTGAAATGGTGGCCCGGCAGTTGCCGGAATGATATTTCCCACGCCTTGTTCCGGGGACTGCCGGCCCAGGCCGGTGCCGACCCACCACCAGCGTGTGGCAGGGCCTTTGACGCACAATACCGGTTGGCCCCAACACCCCCGGCGTCAGGCAGGCGATCCTGCCTGACGCGTGCTTCTTGATCGTGTCTTCAACGTCCGCTCCCCCCGTTTCCAGCGATGCTCCCGCCCTCGATGCCAACCGCATGACGGGTGAGGAGCGGCGCGCCAGCGGTGCGCTGGCCCTGGTGTTTGCGCTGCGCATGCTGGGCCTGTTCATCGTGCTGCCGGTGTTCGCACTCGAAGCCGCGCGCCTGCCCGGCGGCGACGACCCGGCCCGTGTCGGTTTTGCCATGGGCCTGTACGGGCTGACGCAGGCGTTTCTGCAGATTCCCTTCGGCATCGCCTCCGACCGCTTTGGCCGCAAGCCCACCATCGTGGCCGGCCTGTTGCTGTTCGCAGCGGGCAGCGCCATCGCAGCCTGGGCGCCCGACCTCACCTGGCTGGCCATCGGGCGCGCGGTGCAGGGTGCGGGCGCCATTTCGGCCGCGGTCACCGCCTTCCTCGCCGACGTCACGCGCGACAGCGTGCGCACCAAGGCGATGGCCATGGTGGGCGCGAGCATCGCGCTGATGTTCGCGCTCTCGCTGGTCATCGCGCCGCTGCTGGCGGGCTGGGTGGGCTTGTCGGGCATCTTCCTCATGACCTGCGCGCTGGCGCTGCTGGGCATCGCCGTGGTGCTGTGGGTGGCGCCGCCGGAACCGCGCGTGCACCGGCCGTCCGACATGCAGCAGGTGCGTGGCGGGCTGGGCGAGGTGCTGCGCCACGCCGGGCTGCTGCGGCTGAACCTGGGCGTTTTCGTGCTGCACGCGGTGCAGCTCGCCATGTGGATGGCGCTGCCCGCGATGCTGGTGCAGGCCGGGCTGGCCAAAGCCGACCACTGGCAGGTGTACC
This window harbors:
- a CDS encoding MFS transporter, whose amino-acid sequence is MVSSTSAPPVSSDAPALDANRMTGEERRASGALALVFALRMLGLFIVLPVFALEAARLPGGDDPARVGFAMGLYGLTQAFLQIPFGIASDRFGRKPTIVAGLLLFAAGSAIAAWAPDLTWLAIGRAVQGAGAISAAVTAFLADVTRDSVRTKAMAMVGASIALMFALSLVIAPLLAGWVGLSGIFLMTCALALLGIAVVLWVAPPEPRVHRPSDMQQVRGGLGEVLRHAGLLRLNLGVFVLHAVQLAMWMALPAMLVQAGLAKADHWQVYLPAVLASLLVMGGVLFPMERKGRLRVAFLVSIGLILAVQVGLWAVADAQPGLWTLGGLLFVFFIGFNMMEASQPSLVSKLAPAHARGAALGVYNTLQSVGFFVGGAVGGWLARAHGPSGLFAACAVASLVWLVVAWPMRAPAPAASARR